A single window of Ananas comosus cultivar F153 linkage group 19, ASM154086v1, whole genome shotgun sequence DNA harbors:
- the LOC109725010 gene encoding putative germin-like protein 2-1: MAAKILLFALLLVASPFAFASDPSPLQDFCVADEMSHVFVNGFVCKDPKLAKAEDFLFSGLDKPGNTSNKFGSKVTLIDASKIPGLNTLGVSMARLDVAPNGLNPPHIHPRATEILTVIEGSLYVGFVTSNPENKLFSKVLNKGDVFVFPKGLIHFEFNYGPTRAVALGSLGSQNPGLIRIGESVFGSNPSISDDILAKTFQVDKKTIDWIQAQFASTN, encoded by the exons atgGCAGCTAAAATCCTCCTCTTCGCTCTTCTTTTAGTCGCTTCTCCGTTTGCATTCGCTTCCGATCCTAGTCCTCTCCAAGACTTTTGCGTCGCGGATGAGATGTCTCATG TGTTTGTTAATGGATTCGTGTGCAAAGATCCAAAACTGGCGAAAGCTGAGGATTTCCTCTTCTCCGGCCTAGACAAGCCCGGAAACACATCCAACAAGTTCGGATCGAAAGTGACTTTAATCGACGCAAGCAAGATTCCCGGTCTCAACACCCTAGGCGTCTCGATGGCTCGTCTTGATGTTGCACCTAATGGTCTCAACCCGCCACACATTCACCCACGTGCCACCGAGATCTTGACTGTGATAGAAGGCTCCCTCTATGTTGGATTCGTCACGTCGAACCCTGAGAACAAGCTCTTTTCTAAGGTCCTTAACAAGGGCGATGTGTTCGTGTTCCCTAAGGGTTTGATTCATTTTGAATTCAACTATGGTCCAACTAGGGCAGTCGCCCTCGGTTCCCTGGGTAGCCAGAATCCGGGTCTCATTAGGATTGGTGAATCGGTCTTCGGTTCAAATCCTTCCATTTCCGATGATATTCTTGCTAAGACCTTTCAGGTGGACAAGAAAACCATAGATTGGATTCAGGCTCAGTTCGCATCGACCAATTGA
- the LOC109724809 gene encoding putative germin-like protein 2-1 translates to MCMSSATRTRTLPSCKTLRVCAVFVNGFVCKDPKLAKSEDFLFSNLDKLGNTSNKFGSKVTLIDASKIPGLNTLGVSMARLDVAPNGLNPPHIHPRATEILTVIEGSLYVGFVTSNHENKLFSKVLNKGDVFVFPKGLIHFEFNYGPTRAVALASLGSQNPSLIRIGESVFGSNPFISDDILAKAFQVDKKTIDWIQAQFASTS, encoded by the exons ATGTGCATGTCCTCCGCAACACGCACGCGCACTCTGCCAAGCTGCAAAACACTCCGAGTGTG TGCAGTGTTTGTTAATGGGTTCGTGTGCAAAGATCCAAAACTGGCGAAATCTGAGGATTTCCTCTTCTCCAACCTAGACAAGCTCGGAAACACATCCAACAAGTTCGGATCGAAAGTGACCTTAATCGACGCAAGCAAGATTCCCGGTCTCAACACCCTAGGCGTCTCGATGGCTCGTCTTGATGTTGCACCTAACGGTCTCAACCCGCCACACATTCACCCACGTGCCACCGAGATCTTGACTGTGATAGAAGGCTCCCTCTATGTTGGATTCGTCACGTCGAACCATGAGAACAAGCTCTTTTCTAAGGTCCTCAACAAGGGAGATGTGTTCGTGTTCCCCAAGGGTTTGATTCATTTTGAATTCAACTATGGTCCGACCAGGGCAGTCGCCCTTGCTTCCCTAGGTAGCCAGAATCCGAGCCTCATTAGAATTGGCGAATCAGTCTTCGGTTCAAACCCTTTCATTTCTGATGATATTCTTGCTAAGGCCTTTCAGGTGGACAAGAAAACCATAGATTGGATTCAGGCTCAGTTCGCATCGACCAGTTGA
- the LOC109725200 gene encoding germin-like protein 8-2, whose translation SLSFSISFLFYIHGFSISTLAVLALAFAQALAYDPSPLQDFCVADLNSPIFINGFVCKNPNLVTAQDFFASGLNIAGNTQNKVGFNVTLVNVQRLPGLNTLGVSIARLDYAPNGLNPLHTHPRATEILTVIRGTLLVGFVTSSPNNTLFQRVLRPGDVFVFPIGLIHFQLNVGRGPAVAISGFNSQNPGLIVIADAVFGSNPPIPVQVLEKSFQVGQNVIQELQAQFK comes from the exons TCACTTTCATTTTCGATAAGCTTCTTGTTCTATATCCATGGCTTCTCCATTTCTACTCTCGCTGTTCTTGCTTTGGCTTTTGCACAAGCTCTTGCTTATGATCCTAGCCCTCTCCAGGACTTCTGCGTCGCGGATTTGAATTCCCCTA TTTTCATCAATGGGTTTGTGTGCAAAAATCCGAACCTGGTGACGGCGCAGGACTTCTTCGCTTCCGGCCTGAACATCGCCGGAAACACGCAAAACAAGGTCGGGTTCAACGTGACGCTCGTCAACGTCCAGAGGCTCCCGGGGCTCAACACTCTCGGCGTCTCCATCGCGCGCCTCGACTACGCCCCAAACGGCCTCAACCCCCTCCACACCCACCCCCGCGCCACAGAGATCCTTACCGTCATCAGGGGAACCCTCCTCGTCGGCTTTGTTACCTCTAGTCCTAACAACAc GCTCTTCCAACGGGTCCTCCGTCCCGGTGACGTTTTCGTGTTCCCCATTGGCTTGATCCACTTTCAGTTGAATGTCGGCAGAGGCCCTGCAGTCGCCATTTCAGGGTTCAACAGCCAGAACCCAGGGCTCATCGTCATCGCGGACGCTGTATTCGGGTCGAACCCGCCGATCcctgtgcaggtgctggagaaGTCGTTCCAGGTCGGGCAGAACGTGATCCAGGAGCTCCAGGCGCAGTTCAAGTAG
- the LOC109725198 gene encoding germin-like protein subfamily 1 member 16, producing MASPFLLPAVLALAFAQALAYDPTPLQDFCVADLKSNIFINGYPCKNPKTVTVEDFSFSGLNIPGNTKNKFGFNVTIANVMTLPGLNTLGVSIARIDYAPHGVVPPHTHPRGTEFLTVIEGTLIAGFVTSNPNNTLYQQILHPGDVTVFPIGMIHFQLNIGKGPAVAIVGLNSQNPGFIFIGDAVFGSKPPIPVQVLEKSFQVGPNVIQELLAQFK from the exons ATGGCTTCGCCATTTCTACTCCCCGCTGTTCTTGCTTTGGCTTTTGCACAAGCTCTTGCTTATGATCCTACCCCCCTCCAGGACTTTTGCGTCGCGGATTTGAAATCCAATA TTTTCATCAATGGGTATCCGTGCAAAAATCCGAAGACGGTGACGGTGGAGGACTTCTCCTTCTCCGGCCTGAACATCCCCGGAAACACGAAAAACAAGTTCGGGTTCAATGTGACGATCGCCAACGTCATGACGCTCCCGGGGCTCAACACTCTCGGCGTCTCCATCGCGCGCATCGACTACGCCCCACACGGCGTCGTCCCCCCCCACACCCACCCCCGTGGCACAGAGTTCCTCACCGTCATCGAGGGAACCCTCATCGCCGGCTTCGTTACCTCTAATCCTAACAACAC GCTCTACCAACAGATCCTCCATCCCGGTGACGTTACCGTGTTCCCCATTGGCATGATCCACTTTCAGTTGAACATCGGCAAAGGCCCTGCAGTCGCCATTGTAGGGCTCAACAGCCAGAACCCAGGGTTCATTTTCATCGGGGATGCTGTATTCGGGTCGAAGCCGCCGATCcctgtgcaggtgctggagaaGTCGTTCCAGGTCGGGCCCAACGTGATCCAGGAGCTCCTGGCGCAGTTCAAGTAG